One Bos indicus isolate NIAB-ARS_2022 breed Sahiwal x Tharparkar chromosome 22, NIAB-ARS_B.indTharparkar_mat_pri_1.0, whole genome shotgun sequence DNA window includes the following coding sequences:
- the NME6 gene encoding nucleoside diphosphate kinase 6: MTSILRSPQALQLTLALIKPDAVAHPLILEAVHQQILSNKFLIVRMRELLWRKEDCQKFYQEHEGRFFYQRLVEFMASGPIRAYILAHKDAIQLWRTVMGPTRVFRARHVAPDSIRGSFGLTDTRNTTHGSDSVVSASREIAAFFPDFSEQRWYEEEEPQLRCGPVHYSPEGGIHFAAPSGGLGPA; encoded by the exons ATGACCTCGATCTTGCGGAGCCCGCAGGCTCTCCAGCTCACTCTGGCCCTAATCAAGCCTGATGCAGTTGCTCACCCCCTGATTCTGGAG GCTGTTCATCAGCAGATTCTGAGCAACAAGTTCCTTATTGTGCGAATGAGAGAACTTCTGTGGAGAAAGGAAGACTGCCAGAAATTTTACCAAGAGCATGAAG GGCGTTTTTTCTATCAGCGGCTGGTGGAGTTCATGGCCAG TGGGCCGATCCGAGCCTACATCCTCGCCCACAAGGACGCCATCCAGCTCTGGAGGACCGTGATGGGCCCCACCAGAGTGTTTCGAGCACGCCACGTGGCCCCAGATTCAATTCGTGGGAGTTTCGGCCTCACCGACACCCGTAACACAACCCACGGCTCAG ACTCTGTGGTTTCAGCCAGTAGAGAGATTGCAGCCTTCTTCCCGGATTTCAGTGAACAGCGATGGTACGAGGAAGAGGAGCCCCAGTTGCGCTGTGGCCCTGTGCACTACAGTCCCGAGGGTGGCATCCACTTTGCTGCTCCCTCAGGAGGCCTGGGGCCAGCCTGA